The following proteins are co-located in the Komagataeibacter sp. FNDCF1 genome:
- a CDS encoding malate:quinone oxidoreductase, with translation MTSNSSSAASTYDVVLIGGGIMSATLGAMLRQLEPGLSIALFGRLDDVALESSNGWNNAGTGHSALCELNYTPLRPDGTVDISKAVNVNEAFQVSRQFWSYLVETGQIPNPRDFLTPVPHMSFVWGPENVDFLRRRYAALQQHPLFEGMSLSTDAAQLSQWMPLVMQDRAPGQQLAATWHPEGTDVNFGALTHRLIDLLRGKAGFDLNLGHEVEDLKPAGSNEWDISVRAMHGGAERRVRAKFVFVGAGGGALHLLQKSGIPEARGIGGFPVSGQFLRCTNPEIVARHQAKVYGKASVGAPPMSVPHLDTRVIDGQRGLLFGPYAGFSTKFLKQGSWLDLPRSIRMDNIGPMMAVGRDNMALTRYLIQQVLQSSEDRLRALRDFVPTARKEDWELITAGQRVQVIKKDPVRGGVLQFGTEVVTGAGGSIAGLLGASPGASTAAPIMLTVLQRCFGTRLPQWEARLREMIPSYGVKLGQDAALCAQVRARTRKTLQMEG, from the coding sequence ATGACCTCGAATTCCTCCTCTGCCGCCTCCACTTACGATGTGGTCCTGATTGGCGGCGGAATCATGAGTGCCACGTTGGGCGCCATGCTGCGCCAGCTTGAGCCGGGCCTGTCCATCGCCCTGTTCGGGCGGCTTGATGACGTGGCGCTGGAAAGTTCCAATGGCTGGAACAATGCGGGTACCGGCCATTCCGCCCTGTGCGAGCTGAACTACACCCCGCTGCGTCCCGACGGGACCGTCGATATCTCCAAGGCCGTGAACGTGAACGAAGCCTTCCAGGTCTCGCGCCAGTTCTGGTCCTATCTGGTGGAGACGGGGCAGATTCCCAACCCGCGTGATTTCCTGACCCCCGTGCCGCATATGAGCTTTGTATGGGGCCCCGAGAATGTCGATTTCCTGCGCCGGCGCTATGCGGCCCTGCAGCAGCATCCACTGTTCGAGGGCATGTCCCTTTCCACTGATGCGGCACAGCTTAGCCAGTGGATGCCACTGGTCATGCAGGACCGGGCACCTGGCCAGCAGCTTGCGGCCACGTGGCATCCGGAAGGCACGGACGTGAATTTCGGCGCGCTGACTCACCGCCTGATCGATCTGCTGCGTGGCAAGGCGGGCTTCGACCTCAATCTCGGCCATGAGGTGGAAGATCTCAAGCCCGCGGGCAGCAATGAATGGGATATATCGGTCCGCGCCATGCATGGCGGGGCGGAGCGCCGGGTCCGCGCGAAATTCGTGTTCGTGGGCGCGGGCGGCGGTGCACTGCACCTGCTGCAGAAAAGTGGCATACCGGAGGCGCGCGGCATTGGCGGCTTCCCTGTCAGCGGGCAGTTCCTGCGCTGCACCAACCCCGAGATCGTGGCCCGGCACCAGGCCAAGGTGTACGGCAAGGCATCGGTGGGTGCGCCGCCGATGTCGGTGCCGCATCTCGATACACGCGTGATCGATGGCCAGCGCGGGCTGCTGTTCGGGCCTTATGCCGGGTTCTCGACCAAGTTCCTCAAGCAGGGGTCATGGCTGGACCTGCCGCGTTCCATCCGCATGGACAATATCGGGCCCATGATGGCGGTGGGCCGCGATAACATGGCGCTGACCCGATACCTGATCCAGCAGGTGCTCCAGTCCAGTGAGGACCGGCTCAGGGCGCTGCGTGACTTCGTGCCTACCGCGCGCAAGGAGGACTGGGAACTGATCACCGCGGGCCAGCGTGTGCAGGTGATCAAGAAGGACCCCGTGCGTGGTGGTGTGCTGCAGTTCGGCACGGAGGTGGTGACCGGGGCGGGCGGGTCCATTGCGGGGCTGCTCGGGGCATCGCCCGGTGCGTCCACGGCGGCACCCATCATGCTGACGGTGCTGCAGCGCTGCTTCGGCACCCGTCTGCCGCAGTGGGAAGCCCGCCTGCGCGAGATGATCCCATCCTATGGCGTCAAGCTGGGGCAGGACGCGGCGCTGTGTGCCCAGGTGCGCGCCCGTACCCGCAAGACCCTGCAGATGGAAGGCTGA
- a CDS encoding NYN domain-containing protein, with product MFFQPQERLCLFIDGTSLYSASRNLGFEVDYRKLLQFFRAKSNVLRAYYYSAVLDTEEYSPLKPLTDWLVYNGYTLVTKNAREFIDHNGRRRVRGNMDVELTVDMMEMAPHIDHAALFSGDSDFRRVLESVQRQGVRTTVVGSIKTTPPLIGDELRRQADQFIELADISSNFMRRHIENRVPRNAAPPVRHPADQMSEHDED from the coding sequence ATGTTTTTTCAACCCCAGGAGCGGCTTTGTCTTTTCATAGATGGCACCAGCCTGTACTCCGCATCCCGCAATCTTGGCTTTGAAGTCGATTACCGCAAACTGCTGCAGTTTTTCCGCGCGAAATCAAATGTCCTGCGCGCCTATTATTATTCCGCCGTACTGGACACAGAGGAATATTCCCCCCTCAAGCCCCTGACCGACTGGCTTGTCTATAACGGCTACACGCTGGTCACCAAGAACGCGCGCGAGTTCATCGACCACAATGGCCGCCGTCGCGTACGGGGCAACATGGATGTGGAACTGACGGTGGACATGATGGAAATGGCGCCGCATATCGACCACGCCGCCCTGTTCAGCGGGGATTCCGATTTCCGCCGCGTGCTGGAATCCGTGCAGCGCCAGGGCGTGCGCACCACGGTGGTCGGTTCGATCAAGACCACGCCGCCGCTGATCGGGGATGAACTGCGCAGGCAGGCCGACCAGTTCATCGAACTGGCCGACATCTCGTCCAACTTCATGCGCCGCCATATCGAAAACCGTGTGCCGCGCAACGCGGCGCCGCCCGTGCGCCACCCAGCCGACCAGATGAGCGAACACGACGAGGACTGA
- the folK gene encoding 2-amino-4-hydroxy-6-hydroxymethyldihydropteridine diphosphokinase: MTMPQYATSPNDITVAVGANLPRESGETAAMTCLWAVERLARLPGLRVVGVSRWYESAPVPPSGQPPYVNGVVRLSGQVDPAWLLARLHEIEAEAGRRRTTLNAARPLDLDIITMGALVRTAPDPVVPHPRATVRAFVLLPLRDVMPDWRDPVTGQGIDAFLPGVAGQEITPMVDPAAD, from the coding sequence ATGACAATGCCGCAATATGCCACTTCCCCCAATGACATAACAGTTGCCGTTGGCGCCAATCTGCCACGTGAAAGTGGTGAAACTGCGGCCATGACATGCCTGTGGGCGGTGGAGCGGCTGGCACGCCTGCCGGGGCTGCGGGTGGTGGGGGTATCACGCTGGTATGAAAGCGCGCCGGTGCCGCCATCGGGTCAGCCGCCCTATGTGAACGGAGTCGTGCGGCTGTCCGGCCAGGTGGACCCGGCATGGCTGCTGGCGCGGCTGCATGAGATCGAGGCCGAGGCCGGGCGCAGGCGTACCACCCTCAACGCGGCCCGCCCGCTTGATCTCGATATCATCACCATGGGCGCGCTCGTGCGTACGGCCCCTGACCCCGTCGTGCCGCATCCGCGTGCCACGGTGCGGGCCTTTGTGCTGCTGCCCCTGCGTGATGTCATGCCCGACTGGCGCGATCCCGTGACGGGGCAGGGGATCGATGCCTTCCTGCCCGGCGTGGCGGGGCAGGAGATCACGCCCATGGTGGACCCCGCGGCGGACTGA
- the rpoZ gene encoding DNA-directed RNA polymerase subunit omega, which yields MARVTVEDCVERVPNRFELVLLAAQRARALSRGEEMTIDRDNDKNPVVALREIADQTVGLEQIRSDLIRSLARAPEPEPADEEVVDLIPTEQNIFGLQDVSAEEEARNSGNGMSAEELEASVEAALSGRGR from the coding sequence ATGGCACGCGTCACTGTCGAGGACTGCGTTGAGCGGGTTCCCAATCGTTTTGAACTGGTGCTGCTGGCGGCCCAGCGTGCACGCGCCCTGTCGCGTGGCGAGGAAATGACGATTGACCGCGACAACGACAAGAACCCCGTCGTCGCCCTGCGCGAGATCGCTGACCAGACCGTGGGGCTGGAGCAGATCCGCAGCGACCTCATCCGTTCGCTGGCCCGCGCGCCCGAGCCCGAGCCCGCCGATGAGGAAGTGGTCGACCTGATCCCGACCGAACAGAACATCTTCGGCCTGCAGGACGTCTCGGCCGAGGAAGAGGCCCGCAACTCCGGCAATGGCATGTCCGCTGAAGAACTCGAGGCCTCGGTCGAGGCCGCGCTGAGCGGACGGGGCCGGTAA
- a CDS encoding bifunctional (p)ppGpp synthetase/guanosine-3',5'-bis(diphosphate) 3'-pyrophosphohydrolase gives MPVPVTGSVAATGAATHPVTAGGGERAISCEGLIRRIHAYDPTADADQIRRAFAVAQAAHAGQARDNGDPYITHPLAVANILAGFHLDTASIITALLHDTIEDTGVTQKELREQFGDTVAELVDGVTKLTRLELQSDRTKQAENFRKLVLAMSRDIRVLLVKLADRLHNMRTLHYVQRLDRRQRIARETMEIYAPLAGRIGMDKVKVELQNLSFGALEPEAMATIRARLNYLRGQGADVIEEIRRELQALCVQAGLEGVEVTGREKTPYSIWEKMQRRNVAFEQLSDIMAFRILVPSRGDCYVALGAVHAAYPVIAGRFKDYISTPKANGYQSLHTGVTLRHPRNQKIEVQIRTPEMHDVAENGVASHWLYKQLPDAAGSREAKGVVSGLRWVQDLLDILEDSAAPDEFLENTKLELYQDQVFCFTPKGQLISLPRGATPVDFAYAVHSQVGDTCVGARINGRLMPLRHELQNGDQVEIMTARGGTPSPSWERFVATGKARARIRRHVALQQREAHLESGRVALAKAFRQEGVDGSEKVLDSLLRDLRLQSVADLYVAVGNGNQSAREVVQLAYPELRRAPRAPRMVPGLSMRTPAGGALSGGAPARRRPVAGGMALAGVGAGMAVHFAGCCHPLPGDRIVGIVSTGKGITVHAMGCQTLETFAATPERFMDLDWDYDLIARNATGAHTGRLSVVTANEPAMLATLTNIAAKHEGVMVNLRIINRQLEFMEILADIEVRDLRHLTAIMVALRAARGVVQVERARG, from the coding sequence ATGCCCGTGCCGGTCACGGGTAGCGTGGCCGCCACCGGTGCGGCCACCCACCCCGTGACGGCGGGTGGCGGGGAGCGCGCCATATCATGCGAGGGACTGATCCGTCGCATCCACGCCTATGACCCCACGGCCGATGCGGACCAGATCCGCCGGGCCTTTGCCGTGGCGCAGGCCGCCCATGCGGGGCAGGCGCGTGACAATGGCGATCCCTACATCACCCATCCGCTGGCGGTTGCCAACATACTGGCTGGCTTCCATCTGGATACCGCCTCGATCATCACGGCGCTGCTGCATGACACGATCGAGGATACCGGGGTCACGCAGAAGGAACTGCGTGAACAGTTTGGCGATACCGTTGCCGAACTGGTGGATGGCGTCACCAAGCTGACACGGCTGGAACTGCAGTCAGACCGGACCAAGCAGGCGGAAAACTTCCGCAAGCTGGTGCTGGCCATGTCGCGCGACATCCGGGTTCTGCTGGTCAAGCTGGCGGACCGGCTGCACAACATGCGCACGCTGCATTACGTGCAGCGTCTGGACCGCAGGCAGCGCATCGCGCGCGAGACGATGGAGATCTACGCCCCCCTGGCCGGCCGTATCGGCATGGACAAGGTGAAGGTGGAACTCCAGAACCTGTCCTTCGGGGCGCTTGAGCCCGAGGCGATGGCCACCATCCGCGCCCGCCTGAACTACCTGCGCGGGCAGGGCGCCGATGTGATCGAGGAGATCCGCCGCGAACTGCAGGCCCTGTGCGTGCAGGCCGGGCTGGAGGGCGTGGAGGTGACGGGGCGGGAGAAGACGCCCTATTCCATCTGGGAGAAGATGCAGCGGCGCAACGTTGCCTTCGAACAGCTGTCCGACATCATGGCGTTCCGCATTCTCGTGCCATCGCGCGGGGACTGTTATGTGGCGCTGGGTGCGGTGCATGCGGCCTATCCGGTCATTGCCGGGCGGTTCAAGGACTATATTTCCACCCCCAAGGCCAACGGCTACCAGAGCCTGCATACGGGCGTGACCCTGCGCCACCCGCGCAACCAGAAGATCGAGGTGCAGATCCGCACGCCGGAAATGCACGACGTGGCGGAAAACGGCGTGGCCTCGCACTGGCTGTACAAGCAGTTGCCCGATGCCGCCGGCAGCCGGGAAGCGAAGGGCGTGGTGTCCGGCCTGCGCTGGGTGCAGGACCTGCTGGACATCCTTGAGGATTCGGCAGCCCCTGACGAGTTCCTCGAGAACACGAAGCTTGAACTCTATCAGGACCAGGTCTTCTGCTTCACGCCCAAGGGACAACTTATTTCCCTGCCGCGTGGCGCGACCCCGGTGGACTTCGCCTATGCGGTGCACAGCCAGGTAGGCGATACCTGCGTTGGCGCGCGCATCAATGGCCGCCTGATGCCGCTGCGCCACGAACTGCAGAACGGCGACCAGGTCGAGATCATGACCGCGCGCGGGGGTACGCCCTCGCCTTCGTGGGAGCGGTTTGTCGCCACCGGCAAGGCGCGTGCGCGCATCCGCCGCCATGTGGCGCTCCAGCAGCGTGAGGCGCATCTGGAAAGCGGCCGCGTGGCGCTGGCCAAGGCCTTCCGGCAGGAAGGGGTGGACGGTTCGGAAAAGGTGCTGGACAGCCTGCTCAGGGACCTGCGCCTGCAAAGTGTTGCCGACCTGTATGTGGCCGTGGGCAATGGCAACCAGTCCGCGCGTGAGGTGGTGCAGCTTGCCTACCCCGAACTGCGCCGCGCGCCGCGCGCGCCGCGCATGGTGCCGGGGCTGTCCATGCGCACGCCGGCAGGCGGTGCATTAAGCGGGGGGGCACCCGCACGGCGCAGACCCGTGGCGGGCGGCATGGCGCTGGCGGGCGTGGGCGCTGGCATGGCTGTGCATTTTGCCGGGTGCTGCCACCCGCTGCCGGGTGACCGGATCGTGGGCATCGTCTCGACCGGCAAGGGGATCACGGTCCATGCCATGGGCTGCCAGACACTGGAAACCTTTGCCGCCACCCCGGAGCGGTTCATGGACCTTGACTGGGATTACGACCTGATCGCCCGCAACGCCACCGGCGCCCATACCGGGCGGCTGAGTGTCGTCACCGCCAACGAGCCCGCCATGCTGGCCACGCTGACCAACATCGCCGCCAAGCACGAAGGGGTGATGGTCAACCTGCGCATCATCAACCGCCAGCTTGAATTCATGGAGATCCTTGCCGATATCGAGGTGCGTGACCTGAGGCACCTGACCGCCATCATGGTGGCGCTGCGTGCGGCCAGGGGTGTGGTGCAGGTCGAGCGGGCAAGGGGTTAG
- the acpS gene encoding holo-ACP synthase, giving the protein MLIGTGSDLCDARRIERVLARHGARFEQRVFTACERAAAARRQGDARLGTYAKRWAAKEACAKALGTGFAHGVFHRDMGVENLPGGQPVMRLEGGARSRLEMLLPAGHEACIFLTMTDEHPYAFAQVMIMARKAPAG; this is encoded by the coding sequence ATGCTGATCGGCACAGGCTCCGATCTGTGCGATGCCAGACGCATCGAACGGGTTCTCGCACGGCATGGCGCACGCTTCGAGCAGCGGGTCTTTACCGCATGCGAGCGGGCTGCGGCGGCGCGCAGGCAGGGAGACGCCCGGCTTGGCACCTATGCCAAGCGCTGGGCGGCAAAGGAAGCCTGCGCCAAGGCGCTGGGCACGGGCTTTGCCCATGGCGTGTTCCACCGCGACATGGGGGTGGAGAACCTGCCCGGCGGCCAGCCGGTCATGCGGCTGGAAGGGGGCGCGCGGTCGCGGCTGGAAATGCTGCTGCCCGCCGGGCATGAAGCCTGCATTTTCCTGACCATGACCGATGAACATCCCTATGCCTTCGCCCAGGTCATGATCATGGCCCGGAAGGCCCCCGCCGGCTGA
- the lepB gene encoding signal peptidase I has translation MDDNKTVPSPSQTRAARRDGGIVDLVRTVVIAGVLAVSVRTVLFEPFNIPSGSMIPTLQVGDYVWVAKYSYGYSHFSLPGSPNLFTGRILDSTPHRGDVAVFRFTKDTSIDYIKRIVGLPGDKIQMREGRLYLNDVEVPREPEGEYTAIDEHRTHMEGDRYREILPGSAGHGPVAHDILKLTDEGGKNDTPEYVVPPGYFFAMGDNRDDSADSRFMGDEPQDLGFVPMENLIGQAKWIFMSVDAAHPFWQVWYWPAEIRWGRLFMGVH, from the coding sequence ATGGACGATAACAAGACGGTTCCCTCCCCCTCCCAGACCCGTGCGGCGCGCCGTGATGGCGGCATTGTCGACCTTGTGCGCACGGTGGTCATTGCGGGCGTGCTGGCGGTCAGCGTGCGTACGGTACTGTTCGAGCCGTTCAACATCCCGTCGGGCTCCATGATCCCGACCCTGCAGGTGGGGGACTATGTATGGGTGGCCAAATACAGCTACGGCTATTCGCATTTCTCGCTGCCCGGTTCGCCCAACCTGTTCACGGGGCGCATTCTCGACAGTACGCCCCACCGGGGTGACGTGGCGGTGTTCCGCTTCACCAAGGATACGTCGATCGACTACATCAAGCGCATCGTCGGGCTGCCGGGTGACAAGATACAGATGCGTGAAGGCAGGCTGTATCTCAACGACGTGGAAGTCCCCCGTGAGCCGGAAGGCGAATACACGGCCATAGACGAGCACCGCACCCATATGGAAGGCGACCGCTACCGCGAGATCCTGCCCGGCAGCGCGGGCCACGGGCCGGTCGCGCATGATATCCTCAAGCTGACGGATGAGGGCGGCAAGAACGACACGCCGGAATACGTGGTGCCGCCGGGCTACTTCTTCGCCATGGGCGACAACCGTGATGACAGCGCGGACAGCCGCTTCATGGGGGATGAGCCGCAGGATCTCGGGTTCGTGCCGATGGAGAACCTGATCGGGCAGGCCAAATGGATCTTCATGTCCGTCGATGCGGCACATCCGTTCTGGCAGGTCTGGTACTGGCCGGCCGAGATCCGGTGGGGCCGCCTGTTCATGGGAGTCCACTGA
- the rnc gene encoding ribonuclease III, whose amino-acid sequence MEAQRVPEAEIRRLEACLGYHFTRGDLLLRALTHRSAAHERSGNRRTRQAVATRGAGSNERLEFIGDRVLGLIMAEWLLERFPGEQEGALGPRHAHLVSRTVLAEVAHAMGLQSALDVAEHEARAGVRQMANVLADAVEAILGAIYLDGGLAPARAFVRRMWRNAIVAQARPPKDPKTALQEWVLGRGLPLPRYRVVSAEGPSHAPRFVIAVDAQGKTGQGVAGSKRAAESDAASDLLRQLGADGQAASSTDRRGHGQ is encoded by the coding sequence ATGGAGGCGCAGCGCGTGCCCGAAGCCGAAATCCGGCGGCTTGAGGCGTGTCTGGGCTACCATTTTACCCGGGGCGACCTGCTGCTGCGTGCGCTGACCCACCGCTCGGCGGCGCATGAGCGCAGCGGAAACCGCCGTACGCGCCAGGCCGTGGCAACCCGGGGTGCGGGTTCCAACGAACGGCTTGAATTCATTGGCGACCGGGTGCTGGGCCTGATCATGGCCGAATGGCTGCTCGAACGTTTTCCGGGCGAGCAGGAGGGCGCGCTCGGTCCGCGCCACGCGCATCTCGTCTCACGCACGGTACTGGCGGAGGTAGCCCACGCCATGGGCCTGCAATCCGCGCTGGACGTGGCCGAGCACGAGGCCCGCGCCGGCGTGCGGCAGATGGCCAACGTGCTGGCCGATGCGGTGGAGGCCATACTGGGCGCCATCTACCTTGATGGCGGGCTGGCGCCGGCCCGCGCCTTCGTGCGGCGGATGTGGCGGAATGCCATCGTGGCGCAGGCCCGCCCGCCCAAGGACCCCAAGACTGCCCTGCAGGAATGGGTGCTGGGCCGTGGCCTGCCCCTGCCGCGCTATCGCGTGGTCTCGGCGGAGGGGCCATCCCATGCGCCGCGTTTCGTCATTGCGGTGGACGCGCAGGGAAAAACCGGGCAGGGAGTGGCGGGCAGCAAGCGCGCGGCCGAAAGCGATGCCGCATCCGACCTGCTGCGCCAGCTCGGCGCGGACGGGCAGGCCGCATCTTCCACCGACCGCAGGGGGCACGGACAATGA
- the era gene encoding GTPase Era yields MTAQDHDNTPTRCGFVAIVGAPNAGKSTLLNHMAGTKLSIVSPKAQTTRFRVLGILMRQHAQILLVDTPGIFQPRRKLDRAMVAAAWTGSDDADITLLIVDARAGMTDALRAIATRLAGQKRRLWLVLNKTDLVKRDTLLPLTAELSTILPVEHVFMVSARTGEGVDDLLDRLAAALPAGPYLYPEDDLTDLPDRLLAAELVREQIFLQTHEEVPYAATAETEGFQERPDGSVRIDVTIYVARASHKAILIGERGSRIRAIGEKARHELGRLLGRTCHLFLNVKERAGWDEERARLRALGLDDAS; encoded by the coding sequence ATGACCGCGCAGGATCACGACAACACACCAACACGCTGCGGGTTCGTGGCCATCGTGGGCGCGCCCAACGCGGGCAAGTCCACGCTGCTCAACCATATGGCCGGCACCAAGCTGTCCATTGTCAGCCCGAAGGCGCAGACAACGCGCTTCAGGGTGCTGGGCATTCTCATGCGCCAGCACGCCCAGATCCTGCTGGTGGACACGCCGGGCATCTTCCAGCCAAGGCGCAAGCTTGACCGGGCCATGGTGGCCGCCGCCTGGACGGGTTCGGATGATGCGGACATCACGCTGCTGATCGTCGATGCCCGCGCGGGCATGACCGACGCGCTGCGCGCCATTGCCACCCGGCTGGCCGGGCAGAAGCGCAGGCTGTGGCTGGTGCTGAACAAGACCGACCTCGTGAAGCGTGACACGCTGCTGCCGCTGACGGCGGAGCTGTCAACCATCCTGCCGGTCGAGCACGTGTTCATGGTCAGCGCCCGTACGGGCGAGGGGGTGGACGACCTGCTTGACCGCCTGGCGGCAGCCCTGCCCGCAGGGCCGTACCTCTACCCCGAGGACGACCTGACCGACCTGCCCGACCGCCTGCTGGCGGCCGAACTGGTGCGTGAGCAGATCTTCCTGCAGACACATGAGGAAGTGCCCTACGCCGCCACGGCGGAAACCGAGGGCTTCCAGGAACGCCCCGACGGGTCCGTGCGGATCGATGTCACGATCTATGTTGCCCGTGCATCCCACAAGGCCATCCTGATCGGCGAGCGCGGCAGCCGGATTCGCGCCATTGGCGAAAAGGCGCGCCATGAACTGGGGCGGTTGCTGGGGCGTACCTGCCATCTTTTCCTGAATGTGAAGGAACGCGCGGGATGGGATGAGGAACGTGCCCGCCTGCGCGCCCTCGGCCTGGATGATGCGTCCTGA
- the pyrH gene encoding UMP kinase: MTQSVKPQAPSSYKRVLLKVSGEALMGSGSYGIDPATVDGIAADVAAVARTGIEVCLVIGGGNIFRGVAAAARGMDRAQGDYAGMLATVINALLMQNALERHSIPTRVMTAIHMSSIAEPYIRRRAVRHMEKGRVVIFAAGTGNPFFTTDTGAALRAAEMECNALFKGTQVDGVYSADPRKVPDAKRYDTLTYRDVLANDLNVMDAAAISLARENRLPIVVFNIHEPNAFSRVMQGEGRFTTIVAAE, translated from the coding sequence ATGACCCAGTCCGTCAAACCCCAAGCCCCGTCATCCTACAAGCGCGTCCTGCTTAAGGTATCGGGGGAGGCCCTGATGGGCAGCGGATCGTATGGTATCGATCCGGCGACAGTCGATGGTATCGCGGCCGACGTGGCCGCCGTCGCCCGCACCGGCATCGAGGTCTGCCTGGTGATCGGGGGGGGCAACATCTTCCGCGGGGTTGCCGCCGCCGCACGCGGCATGGACCGTGCGCAGGGTGATTACGCCGGCATGCTCGCCACCGTCATCAACGCGCTGCTCATGCAGAACGCGCTGGAGCGGCACAGCATCCCCACGCGTGTGATGACCGCCATCCACATGTCCTCCATTGCCGAACCCTATATCCGCCGCCGCGCCGTGCGCCACATGGAAAAGGGGCGGGTGGTGATCTTCGCCGCCGGAACCGGCAACCCGTTCTTCACCACCGATACGGGTGCGGCACTCCGCGCGGCGGAAATGGAATGCAACGCCCTGTTCAAGGGCACCCAGGTCGATGGCGTCTATTCAGCCGACCCGCGCAAGGTGCCCGATGCGAAGCGCTACGACACCCTGACCTACCGTGACGTGCTGGCCAATGACCTGAATGTCATGGATGCGGCGGCCATAAGCCTGGCGCGCGAGAACCGGCTGCCGATCGTGGTCTTCAACATCCATGAGCCGAACGCCTTCTCCCGTGTCATGCAGGGCGAAGGGCGCTTCACCACCATCGTGGCGGCGGAATAA
- the frr gene encoding ribosome recycling factor has protein sequence MSVDQKSLLADLTRRMDGAIESLRRDFAGLRSGRASPALLEPVRVEAYGGEVPLTQVGSIAVPEARMLTVQVWDRTLVGAVERAIRDAGLGLNPAADGQTVRVPIPQLTAERRNELARAAGKYAENGKIAVRGVRRDGMDQAKKLEKSSEISEDDVKTWSDAIQKLTDQYVKRVDDLLAEKEREIKQV, from the coding sequence GTGTCTGTCGATCAGAAAAGTTTGCTGGCGGATCTGACCCGCCGCATGGACGGCGCCATCGAAAGCCTGCGCCGTGACTTCGCGGGGCTGCGGTCTGGCCGGGCCAGCCCCGCCCTGCTGGAACCGGTGCGTGTGGAAGCCTATGGCGGCGAAGTGCCGCTGACGCAGGTCGGCTCCATCGCCGTGCCCGAAGCGCGCATGCTGACGGTGCAGGTATGGGACCGCACGCTGGTGGGCGCGGTCGAACGCGCGATCCGGGATGCGGGGCTGGGCCTGAACCCGGCGGCCGATGGCCAGACCGTGCGCGTGCCCATTCCGCAGCTGACCGCGGAACGCCGCAACGAACTGGCCCGCGCGGCTGGCAAGTATGCCGAGAATGGCAAGATCGCCGTGCGCGGCGTGCGCCGTGATGGCATGGACCAGGCCAAGAAGCTGGAAAAGTCCAGTGAAATCAGCGAGGACGATGTCAAGACATGGTCCGACGCCATCCAGAAGCTGACGGATCAGTACGTAAAGCGCGTGGATGACCTGCTGGCCGAGAAAGAGCGCGAGATCAAGCAGGTCTGA
- the uppS gene encoding polyprenyl diphosphate synthase has protein sequence MDGNGRWASMRGLPLLAGHRAGAEAVQRTVRAAISRGVGWITLYAFSSENWRRAPGEVADLTGLLRYYLRHKVAELSREGVCLRIIGDLSRFPADIQEEARRAEAVTAANGKLVLVLALSYGGRADIVQAAIRMAQAVARGERAAADIDEATFASALLTAGMPDPDLVVRTSGECRLSNFLLWQSAYAELVFLDTPWPDFDETHFDTVLNIYSRRERRFGARPA, from the coding sequence ATGGATGGCAATGGTCGGTGGGCCAGCATGCGGGGCCTGCCGCTGCTGGCGGGACATCGCGCCGGGGCCGAGGCCGTGCAGCGTACCGTGCGCGCGGCCATAAGCCGCGGGGTGGGATGGATCACGCTCTATGCCTTCTCCTCGGAGAACTGGCGGCGCGCACCGGGTGAGGTCGCGGATCTGACCGGCCTGCTGCGCTATTACCTGCGGCACAAGGTGGCGGAACTGTCGCGCGAAGGGGTGTGCCTGCGCATCATCGGCGACCTGTCACGCTTCCCCGCGGACATACAGGAAGAAGCCAGGCGGGCCGAGGCGGTCACGGCGGCCAATGGCAAGCTGGTGCTGGTGCTGGCGCTGTCCTATGGCGGGCGGGCCGATATCGTGCAGGCCGCCATCCGCATGGCGCAGGCCGTGGCACGGGGCGAGCGTGCCGCCGCCGATATTGATGAAGCCACCTTTGCCAGCGCACTGCTGACGGCGGGCATGCCCGACCCGGATCTGGTGGTGCGGACCAGCGGGGAGTGCCGCCTATCCAATTTCCTGCTGTGGCAGTCGGCCTATGCCGAACTGGTCTTTCTCGATACCCCGTGGCCGGATTTTGACGAGACGCATTTCGATACCGTGCTGAACATCTACTCACGGCGTGAAAGGCGATTCGGTGCCAGACCAGCCTGA